GTTGTTTTAAGCAGTATAGTTTTGCCACGATGGTACCCATATGTAATTGCAACTTTTGTAATCATTTTGTTTTCGGGACTTGTTTATAGCGAATACACAATGATTGTACCGCATTACTGTATTTTTAATACGGATACACATGAAAACCTTGCCCTGATAATTTTAGTGTTGATAATTTTTGCTGTAACTGTTTTTATTACAACATACATTTGTACAACTTTTATGAAAATATTCCGGCAAAGCAAAAGGGAAATTGATAGCCTGAATAGAAAACTTGTAAAAGCAGATCAGCAGAAAACACAGTTTTTTCAGTATTCTTCGCATGAACTAAAATCACCAATTGTAGCAATTAAATCATCAATAGATGGAGTTATAGCAAACTACTCAGATAAAATAGATGAAAGGCCATTGAGTGTTTTAAAAAGGGCATCAATCCGTTCTACACAAATGCTTAACATCTTAAAAGAATTATTAGAGCTTTCCAGAAACAGAACATTAGCGCCTCAGGTTTATACAGAAAAAGTTGAAATAAACAAAATACTAAACCAGGCTATTGAAAGAGAAACTGAAAATGCAGATGTTAAAAATATTAAATTTGCCGTAGATATCGAAAAAGGAGATCCTTATCTAACAGGAAAAATAAGTGATTTTGAAAAAATATTTGATAACCTTATTGGAAATGCGGTTAGGTATAATAGAGAAAAAGGGGAAGTTAAGGTTAGCTCTGAAAGTAATAATAATTTGCTGAAAATTGTTATAACTGATTCCGGGATTGGTATTCCACCAAAGGACTTGGAGAACATTTTTGCAGAGTTTTACCGATCAGAAAATGCAAAAAAAGTTGTTAACTTTGGAACAGGTTTAGGGCTTAGTCTTGTAAAACAAATTATAGAAAATTATACTGGCAGGATTGAGGTATCTTCTAAAATAGATATTGGAACGACATTTACAATCTATTTGCCAATAAAAGGAAAATAGTAATGAAAATTGGTGGGATAATTGAAAACCGGGACCTGACCATGTATATGGTTTCAACACTGGAAGATGAGCCGGGCGCTGCAGGTTCGATATTAAAATTCTATGCCCAACGAAATATCAATCTTGAATATATAACCGAAACAAATAGCATAAGTGGATCGGCAGTAATTGCAATTTGTATAAAAGACAGTTTTGCAGAAGAAGTTGACCGCTTTATGATTGAGCATAAAGAATCAATTGAAAAATTGAAAATTATCAAGACAGACAATGTAAGCACAATCGGAATTTATGGCCCGCATTTTCGTGAAAAACATTCTATAGCGGCACGTTTTTGTACTCTTCTTGGTTCCGCAGGTGTAAACATTCTTGGTATCTCCAGCAGTATTTCCAGTGTTTGCTGCGTTATCAAAACAAGCCAGTTAGAGATTGGTAAAAGTGCAATCTTGAAAAGGTTTGAGCTTCCATAAAAAAAATTGTTATTTCATCATACACCTTCCAACCTTTTTTAATCTAAATTTTGTTTAACTGAAACAGGAAAACAGAGGCTTTCCTATTTTTTAATAAATTGAATTATTGTTTATATTTGGTGTTAATAAGGCAATATTTTGCTTTAGATAGTTGTTAGAATTGCCTATATTATATGCCGAATATATAATGGAATTATATGCACGAACTATCAATAGCCAATTCAATTTTAAATATTGTATTGGACGAAATTAAAGAAAAAAAATTACCTGAAGTAAAAGCAATAGGTTTAAAAATTGGGGCCTTGAGCGGGATTTTGGCAGATTCTCTTGAGTTTGGATTTGACGCATTAAAACTTGATACGCCACTTCAAAAGGCTAAATTGGAAATAGAAGAAGTTCCAATTTGCGGAAAATGTGAAAACTGTTCAGAATCATTTGAAGTGAAAGATTTAATTTTTACTTGTCCTTCTTGCCAGTCGCCCTCAATAAAAATGGAAAAAGGACAAGAACTTGATATTGCTTATCTGGAAATTGATGAAGAAAGGGAACATGTAAATGGGTAGTGAAACACTCGTTTTGGTAACAACTGCGGCTTCAATTGCATTTTTTCATACTTTATTGGGGCCCGATCATTATCTGCCATTTGTAATGATGGCAAAAGCGCGGAAATGGTCCATGCTCAAAACAACCTGGGTAACAATCGTGTGTGGAGTTGGCCATGTTTTGAGTTCAGTTTTGCTGGGTATAATTGGGATTACATTTGCAATTGCTGTTTTTAAATTGGAATCGATTGAATCTTTACGAGGTGATTTTGCTGCCTGGTTGCTGATCATTTTTGGGTTAAGTTATTTTGTATGGGGCCTTCATAAAGTCTATAGAGGAAAAGCAGGGCATAGCCATCTTTTTGGATCCCATAAACATCATTATCATGAACATGACCATGAACATGCAAAAGATGATAAACATGCAAAAAAAGAAACCACACCCTGGTTGTTATTTGTAATTTTTGTGCTTGGACCATGCGAGCCTCTAATTCCACTGTTGATGTACCCTGCCGCCAGAAACAGCACTATGGATGTTGTTTATGTTACGATAGTTTTTGGTGTTGTTACAATTGCAACAATGCTTTCTGTTGTTATGGCTTCGGTTTGGGGGTTAACAAAAATTAAACTTGGTGCTTTGGAAAAATATATTCACCCAATTTCCGGTTTTGCAATATTTTTATCCGGGATGGCAATTGTGTTTTTAGGATTATAAATGGGGTATAACCCGGATATACATCATCGAAAATCATATCGTTTAATGGATTATGATTATAGCAAACCGGGTTTATATTTTATTACGATTTGTACATATAAGAAAGAGCACATATTTGGTGAAATAGAAAACAGCAAAATGATAATAAATAAATATGGCGAAATTGTAATAGATGAATGGATTAGGACACCAGAAATCCGTCAAAATATTAAATTGGATGAATTTGGCGTAATGCCAAATCATATTCATGGTATAATTCAGATTGTTGATGATTCAGTAGGGGCGTATTGCAATACGCCCCTACCTGATAAATTATCACCATCAATGGATTGCAATACGCCCCTACAAAATAACCAACAACAACCAAATGTCTGCAATACGCCCTTATTAAATAAACAAATTTTAGGTGATAATGAATCAAAATTAAAATCACCATCTAAAACTGTGGGTGCTATTATTCGGGGTTTCAAATCTGCCGTTTCAAAAAAGATTAATGAAATCCGTAATTCTCCTGGAATTCCAGTCTGGCAAAGAAATTTCCATGATCACATTATTAGAAATGAAAAAGAGTTTTACCGTATTAAAACCTATATTCGGGATAATCCATTAAAATGGGATGATGACCGCTATTATCAATAAAGGAAAAAAATGTCAACAACAATCAAACTTGAAAAAAAAGTTTTATCAGAAAATGATAAACTTGCAGCAGAAATTAGAAATGAATTAACTCAAAATAAGGTAGCTTCATTAAATTTTGTAAGTTCACCCGGTTCCGGAAAAACGAGTCTTCTAGAAAAAACATTGCAAGAGCTTCGAAGCGAATTGAAAATTGGGATGGTTGCCGGAGATGTTCAAACAGAAAATGATGCCAATCGCCTGATAAGCGCCGGTGGTGAAAAGATTAAACCTTTGGTAACCGGTGGATCTTGTCATTTGGATGCAAAAATGGTGAGCAAGGTTTTACCGGAAATTGACAGCTCTGATCTGGACCTGTTCATTATCGAAAATGTTGGCAATCTTGTTTGCCCGTCCAGCTACGATTTGGGTGAAGATATGAAGGTTGTTCTGATAAGTGTTACCGAGGGAGATGACAAACCTCTAAAATACCCATCCATGTTCCGACGTTCCTCTGTGATGGTGATTAATAAAATAGATATGCTTGAATTATGCGATTTCAGTTTGGAAGAAGTAAAGAAAAACGCGCTGCAAATAAATGGCGACCTAAAAATATTTGAACTGTCCTGCCGTACTGGCGAAGGATTGGATGCATGGTATTCATGGTTAAAAGAATTAGTTGTTCAAAAACGTGATGCATAGGATTCAATGCTTTGAGTGATCGCATCATTTTTCGAAACAGAGTTCAAATAAATGGAATTGTACAAGGTGTAGGATTTCGTCCGTTTATTTATCGGATTGCAAAACAATGCAATCTTGCCGGTTTTATAAATAATGACAGTGACGGTGTTTTGATTGAAGTGCAGGGAAGCAAAGAATCTCTGAATGAATTTTTAACTTTGATCAAAACTGAAGCCCCTCCTCTATCTAAAATTACCAATATTGAAAAAAATGAAATCGCGACTAATTCTGATAAAATTTTTCAAATCGTCGAAACAAAAAACAAAGTAACTGCTACAACATTAATTTCTCCTGATGTTTCAGTTTGTGAAGACTGTCTGAATGAGCTCACAGATCCAAATGACCGCCGTTTCAAATATCCTTTTATAAATTGCACAAATTGCGGACCCCGTTACACGATTGTAAAAAGTATTCCTTATGACCGGCCCTTTACATCAATGGCAGTATTTCCTATGTGCCCGGCTTGTGAAAAGGAGTATCGCAATCCTGAAGATAGACGGTTCCATGCACAGCCAAATGCCTGCCCGGATTGTGGACCTCAACTGAGTTTGTTTGACGGAAATAATCAAAAAATAACTTCGAATGATCCAATCTCTGAAACGGTTCAATTATTACAAAAAGGCAAAATAGTTGCAATCCGTGGTCTTGGTGGATTTCATCTTGTTGTTGATGCTTTTAATGAGAAGGCCGTACAGGAACTGCGCATCAGAAAAGGTCGCCAGGGAAAACCATTTGCTTTAATGGCGCCTTCAATCGCATCAATAAAAAAATATTGCCTGGTTTCAGTTGATGAAGAAAAATTCTTAAATCATCATACCCGTCCAATTGTATTATTGAAGGCAAAAAAATCTATCGATATTTCTGATTCCATTGCACCGGGAAATAATTATCTTGGATTTATGCTTCCTTACACGCCATTGCATTTTCTTTTAATGGAGCAGTTTAATGCTTTGGTGATGACCAGTGCAAATTTTACCGATGAACCGATCGCAATAAAAAATGATGAAGCTGTAGAACGCTTAACAAATATTGCTGATTATTTTCTTTTACACGACAGGGACATTCTGCAGCGTTGTGATGATTCTATTATTCGTGTTGTGGATGATAAAGCGAGATTAATACGACGCTCGCGTGGATTTGTGCCTGAACCGGTTTTTATAAAAAATGAGACTCAAAAAAATATCCTGGCAGTTGGAGCAGAGTTAAAAAACACTTTTGCTTTGTCACGAAAGGATTCTGTTTTTTTTAGCCAGCATATAGGTGATCTGGATAATCCATCGGCATATAATTTTTTTGAGCACAGCATTGATCATTTACAAAACATTCTACAGATAAAACCACAGGTTATTGCTTGTGATATGCACCCGGAATATCTCTCTACAAAATGGGCAAAAAAGCAGGATTTACCAATATTGGAAATTCAGCATCACCATGCACACCTGGCATCGGTGATGGCTGAAAATAAAATTTCTTCACCAACGATCGGTTTAATTTTGGATGGAACCGGCTTTGGAACAGATGGCACAATCTGGGGCGGGGAAGTGCTTATTGGCGATTTCAATGGCTTTGAGCGTTTCGCCTGGCTGGAACCCGTTGCAATGCCCGGCGGTTCTATGGCCATTAAGCAACCTTGGCGAATGGCTTTGAGCTATCTCTTTAAAACTTTTGGAGAAGGTTTTTCTAAACTTGAATTACCATTTTTAAAACAAATCCCAGACGATCAAATTATATTAATAGAGAAAATGGTTAATCAGAATTTAAATAGTCCGTTAACATCAAGTTGTGGTCGCTTATTCGATGCAATATCTGCTATGCTTGGGATTTGTTCTGAGGTAACTTTTGAAGCAGAAGCGGCTATAAAAATGGAAATGATTCTTGATGAAACGGTTGATGATCATTATGATTTTGCAGTGAATGATCTTGGAGTCCTGTCAGTGCAATCATTAATAAAACAGGTAGTTGATGATGTGCATAATAAAATTCCGGTTTCGATTATTTCCGCCAAATTTCATAATTCATTAGCTTTCTTTTTTGCAGAAGTTGCAGAGAATGCGCGTCAGAATTTTAAAATAAACCATGTGGCATTGAGCGGTGGAGTTTTCCAAAACGCCTGTTTTTTTAATAGATTAGTAAAATTGCTTAGACAAAAGAAGTTTGAAATAATAACGCACTCTAAGGTTCCAACAAATGATGGCGGCCTGGCCTTGGGGCAAATTGCAATTGCTAACTCCATGTTGAAGAGTTTGTGATGAGTGCAATAAAATAACAAAGTTTATAAAAAGTTTTGAGAATAACAGAAAGGGAAAAATATGTGCCTGGCAATACCTGGAAAAGTAATTGAAATATATGAGGAACACGGGCTCAAAATGGGTAAACTTGACTATGCCGGTACTGTAAATAGTGCTTGTCTGGAGTATGTTCCTGAAATAGAAATAGGTCAGTATGCGGTAATTCATGCCGGATTTGCCATCAATATAATCGATGAAGAAGAAGCCCAAAAAACGTATGATGCCTGGGATGAAGTAATTGAAGCAGCCGAAAAAGAAGGCGCAGATATTTTTGGTATGCCGCTTGAAGAGGAAAAGTTAAAAGATAGAAGTGAAAAGGGAAAAGAGAGCAAATAAAGCGTGATCGTATTGCGTAGGGAGAGGAGCGTATCGCTATACATAAAAAGTTTCTTTGCGCACTTTCCGTTCTTCGCGGTATTATTAAAAAATTGGAAAGAAGGAAAATGAAATATCTTGATGAATATAGAAATCCTGAAATTGTAAAAAAGATGCTGGATGAAATCCATGCCATTACAACCAAACCATGGGTAATTATGGAAATTTGCGGCGGTCAAACCCATTCAATCATGAAAAATGGTATTGACCAGTTATTACCGGATAAAATCGAATTGGTTCACGGCCCGGGTTGCCCGGTTTGCGTCACTCCATTGGAACAAATCGACAAAGCTCTGGAAATAGCTTCCCGCCCTGATGTGATTTTTACATCGTTTGGCGATATGCTTAGAGTTCCAGGTTCCAACAAAGATTTGTTTATGGTCAAATCAGAAGGTGGTGATGTTCGTGTGGTTTATTCCACTTTGGATGCTGTAAAAATTGCCCGCGAAAATCCGGATAAAAAAGTTGTCTTTTTTGCAGTGGGTTTTGAAACCACGGCACCAAACAACGCAATGGCTGTCTGGCAGGCACATAAAGAAGGGTTGACCAATTTCTCAATTTTAGTTTCGCATGTCCTTGTTCCACCAGCAATGGAGGCTTTACTTTCTTCGCCGCAAAACCGTGTCCAGGGATACTTGGCCGCCGGCCATGTATGCACCATAATGGGCTGGGAAGAATATATCCCGATTGCAGCAAATTACAAAGTGCCCATAACAGTAACAGGTTTTGAACCGATGGATATTGTTGAAGGTGTTCTGATGACAATACGCCAATTGGAAAAAGGAACACACGAAGTTGAAAATCAATATGCAAGATTGGTAAAACGGGAAGGTAATATCCCGGCACAAGATTTAATTGGAAAAGTATTTCAGGTTTCCAGCCGAAAATGGCGCGGTATAGGGGAAATTCCACAAAGTGGATTTAGTCTGCGCCCAGAATTTGAGAGACACGATGCAGACCTTGTTTTTGATCTTGGTGAAATAAATGTTGACGAACCGGCAGAATGTATCAGTGGTGTAATTCTGCAAGGTCTAAAAAAACCGCATGAATGTCCGGCCTTTGGAAAATTATGTATGCCTCAAAATCCGCTTGGTGCAACCATGGTTTCCAGCGAAGGAGCTTGCGCGGCTTATTATTCTTATAACAGACATAATCCAGTTAAAAGTTAAGACTGAAAAGTGAAGAATAAAAAGCATGAGTAAATCTGTATTAAAAGATAAAAGTTTTAATTTTTCAGTCAGAATTGTAAAATTATCTCGCTTTTTAGCAAATGAAAAGAAAGAATTTGTTTTAAGCAGACAAATTCTTAAAAGTGGAACTGCAATTGGTGCATAAATTCGGGAAGCAGAATTTGCCCAAAGCAAAGCAGATTTCATTAATAAAATGAGTATTGCCTTAAAAGAGGCAAATGAAACAGACTATTGGTTAGACTTATTAATAGAATCAGATTATGTAAAAGAAGAATTATTTAAGAGTTTAAAAGAAGATTGTAACGAATTAATTTCAATGCTTGTTGCAACTGTAAAAACTTCAAAAAGGAATAGATAGTTTATTTTTCACTATTACTTTTTAGTTTTTCATTTTAAGATTAAAAGGATTAAGATATGACGACAATTCTCCCTGAAGGTCTGAGTTGCCCACTCCCGATTACACAACATGATAAAGTTCAACTTAGCCATGGTAGTGGCGGAAAAATGATGAATGACCTGATCAGTAAATTATTTTTATGGGCTTTTGATAATCCGCTTCTAAATAAAAAAGATGACCAGGCTATAATTGAAATGAACGGCAAGAAGTTTGCTTTTAGTACGGATTCGTTTGTAGTCGATCCACTTTTCTTTCCGGGCGGAAATATTGGTGAATTGGCAGTAAATGGAACTGTAAATGATGTGAGTATGAGCGGTGCAAGACCATTGTTTCTTAGTACAGGCTTTATTATAGAAGAAGGATTTTCAATGCAAGAGCTGCAGAAAATTGTTGAGTCTATGCGTGATGCCGCAAAACAAGCAGGCGTAATGATTGTTACAGGCGATACAAAAGTTGTAAATAAAGGCAAAGGCGATAAAGTTTTTATCAATACTGCAGGAATTGGAATTATTGATCATGATTTTTCAATTGGTTCATCCAATTTGCAGCCAGATGATGTGTTGATTATTAACGGCACAATTGCTGATCATGGTATGGCAATAATGTCGCAAAGAGAAGGGCTGGCTTTTGATGCACCCATTAAAAGTGACACAGCTGCTTTAAATGGATTAATAGAAAAAATTCTTGAAGCGGGTGGCCCGGATATCCATGCAATGCGCGATGCAACCCGCGGTGGTGTGGCAGCTATTTTAAATGAATTCGCAGAAGACTCTGCCGTTACACTCCGGATAAAAGAAGGACTAATCCCAATAAATGCACCAGTTAAAGGGGCTTGTGAAATAATGGGACTCGATCCGCTATATGTTGCTAATGAAGGTAAAATGGTTGTATCTGTTTCTCGTAAAAATGCAGATAAAGTTTTAAAGGCCATGCAATCTCATCCACTTGGCAAAGAGAGCGCAATCATCGGAGATGTAATAAAAGATAAGCCGGGGATGGTTACTATGCAGACACGAATCGGTGCCTGGCGAATAGTTGACATGTTGGTTGGTGAACAGTTACCAAGAATTTGTTAAAATGTGAAACCTTCCGGGTTTCAAAAGCCTGGAAGGTTTTTACGATGTTGCAACAGTTGTTGTAATTATTGTAGGCATAATTGCTGCGACCATTATTGCGACCTGCACAGCTTCAATTGCTTCTTTGGCAGCTTTTCCTGCTAATTCTCCATTCACAATTTTTTCGATTCTCTTTTTTCTGCTTTTTAATTTCTTCTTATCAAAATTCAAACGTAATAGATCGGCACTGTTTGCAAGCGATAAAAGGACAACCGTCCTTGCATCAAAATCTTCATTATCTTCAAAAATGGCTTTGTGTAAACGGTCGATTATTTTTCTTTCAGGTTCCGGGTTCAATTCAGGATAAATTTTCCTTGAAAATACTAATAGTACTTTGTCTTCATCAGCCCTGAGAATTCCCTTTTTTACTAATTCTCCCGCAATACGATGTTTTAAATTTTTAACCCCGGCAAAACGTGATACCCATGTTGTGATACTAGCGCGTCTTTTTGCATTTGCAATTTTTTGACGACATTCTTCTAATAGCGGTTCACCCATTATTGAGTTGTCTTGAATATTTAATAATTTTTTCTTGTTAGAGTTATCAACAGAAATGGTTTTATTCAATAAAAGTTCTGCAACAATTGCTTTAGGGCCAACAGTAATATTTCTTCGTGTAGAAAAAGTCTATTATTGTTCATTATAAATCCTGCTCCATTGTAGTAAAATTTTTATTTGTTTCTATAGGTTAGAGGGACGATTCTTCTGACTTAAGGTTACGAGATAAATTATTAACCAACTTTTTATTTTAAAAATTACTAATTCATTCCTAAAAGCAGGCAAAATAAATCTTCTGTCAGGTGCAGGATCAAATTTAGCAGGATATCTTTTGGCACTGTTAGCGGTAAAATAAGGCTTGTACAATTCCGTGTTGGATTTGTTTTAGAAGTTTTTATCCTGATGTGAGCGAATTTCGGAAATCCACCGGTCAATGCACTTTTTTGTCAATTGATTCCAGCTTCCATTAAAGTTGTCGTCTTCAAATTTATAAACAGTCCCTTCCATGTTTTGGGCATATAAGTCCGGCACATCGTAAAATATTCTATGGTTTTTTGACGAAATACCTAATGGCATCATAAATCCAAATGACACAGCGTCTGTTTCTTCAATATTTTTTACCATTTTAACTCTCCTTGTTAGCCTTCAGGTTATAATCATCGAATGATAGTTTTAATAACTCGAGTTAATTTGGTAAAAATTTTTAATTTATTTCAGAAATTCAGTTCTAATTATGGCTGCCTTTCTTTAATGATGAAGATTGCTATTCCCTTATCAATAAAATTAAACCATTAAACATGAAAATCCCGACTCATAAAACTTAATTTACAAGTCGGGAAACGGTTCTATTTAATAAATAGTAATTTTCTTCTTTTTACGAAATTACCTGATTTTATCTGATACAG
The genomic region above belongs to Calditrichota bacterium and contains:
- the hypB gene encoding hydrogenase nickel incorporation protein HypB, which produces MSTTIKLEKKVLSENDKLAAEIRNELTQNKVASLNFVSSPGSGKTSLLEKTLQELRSELKIGMVAGDVQTENDANRLISAGGEKIKPLVTGGSCHLDAKMVSKVLPEIDSSDLDLFIIENVGNLVCPSSYDLGEDMKVVLISVTEGDDKPLKYPSMFRRSSVMVINKIDMLELCDFSLEEVKKNALQINGDLKIFELSCRTGEGLDAWYSWLKELVVQKRDA
- the hypD gene encoding hydrogenase formation protein HypD; the encoded protein is MKYLDEYRNPEIVKKMLDEIHAITTKPWVIMEICGGQTHSIMKNGIDQLLPDKIELVHGPGCPVCVTPLEQIDKALEIASRPDVIFTSFGDMLRVPGSNKDLFMVKSEGGDVRVVYSTLDAVKIARENPDKKVVFFAVGFETTAPNNAMAVWQAHKEGLTNFSILVSHVLVPPAMEALLSSPQNRVQGYLAAGHVCTIMGWEEYIPIAANYKVPITVTGFEPMDIVEGVLMTIRQLEKGTHEVENQYARLVKREGNIPAQDLIGKVFQVSSRKWRGIGEIPQSGFSLRPEFERHDADLVFDLGEINVDEPAECISGVILQGLKKPHECPAFGKLCMPQNPLGATMVSSEGACAAYYSYNRHNPVKS
- a CDS encoding HAMP domain-containing histidine kinase, with the translated sequence MEINQILTERFPFMSIGILQSRLSWSIQLRWLAIVGFFLATITTKYIFELALPFETIWQLLVVLTVINLSYVFVLKIFKEFTFLYEIIFLTLHIVIDLIILTVLIHLSGGVENPVYLFYIFHVVLSSIVLPRWYPYVIATFVIILFSGLVYSEYTMIVPHYCIFNTDTHENLALIILVLIIFAVTVFITTYICTTFMKIFRQSKREIDSLNRKLVKADQQKTQFFQYSSHELKSPIVAIKSSIDGVIANYSDKIDERPLSVLKRASIRSTQMLNILKELLELSRNRTLAPQVYTEKVEINKILNQAIERETENADVKNIKFAVDIEKGDPYLTGKISDFEKIFDNLIGNAVRYNREKGEVKVSSESNNNLLKIVITDSGIGIPPKDLENIFAEFYRSENAKKVVNFGTGLGLSLVKQIIENYTGRIEVSSKIDIGTTFTIYLPIKGK
- the hypF gene encoding carbamoyltransferase HypF; its protein translation is MSDRIIFRNRVQINGIVQGVGFRPFIYRIAKQCNLAGFINNDSDGVLIEVQGSKESLNEFLTLIKTEAPPLSKITNIEKNEIATNSDKIFQIVETKNKVTATTLISPDVSVCEDCLNELTDPNDRRFKYPFINCTNCGPRYTIVKSIPYDRPFTSMAVFPMCPACEKEYRNPEDRRFHAQPNACPDCGPQLSLFDGNNQKITSNDPISETVQLLQKGKIVAIRGLGGFHLVVDAFNEKAVQELRIRKGRQGKPFALMAPSIASIKKYCLVSVDEEKFLNHHTRPIVLLKAKKSIDISDSIAPGNNYLGFMLPYTPLHFLLMEQFNALVMTSANFTDEPIAIKNDEAVERLTNIADYFLLHDRDILQRCDDSIIRVVDDKARLIRRSRGFVPEPVFIKNETQKNILAVGAELKNTFALSRKDSVFFSQHIGDLDNPSAYNFFEHSIDHLQNILQIKPQVIACDMHPEYLSTKWAKKQDLPILEIQHHHAHLASVMAENKISSPTIGLILDGTGFGTDGTIWGGEVLIGDFNGFERFAWLEPVAMPGGSMAIKQPWRMALSYLFKTFGEGFSKLELPFLKQIPDDQIILIEKMVNQNLNSPLTSSCGRLFDAISAMLGICSEVTFEAEAAIKMEMILDETVDDHYDFAVNDLGVLSVQSLIKQVVDDVHNKIPVSIISAKFHNSLAFFFAEVAENARQNFKINHVALSGGVFQNACFFNRLVKLLRQKKFEIITHSKVPTNDGGLALGQIAIANSMLKSL
- the hypE gene encoding hydrogenase expression/formation protein HypE, whose translation is MTTILPEGLSCPLPITQHDKVQLSHGSGGKMMNDLISKLFLWAFDNPLLNKKDDQAIIEMNGKKFAFSTDSFVVDPLFFPGGNIGELAVNGTVNDVSMSGARPLFLSTGFIIEEGFSMQELQKIVESMRDAAKQAGVMIVTGDTKVVNKGKGDKVFINTAGIGIIDHDFSIGSSNLQPDDVLIINGTIADHGMAIMSQREGLAFDAPIKSDTAALNGLIEKILEAGGPDIHAMRDATRGGVAAILNEFAEDSAVTLRIKEGLIPINAPVKGACEIMGLDPLYVANEGKMVVSVSRKNADKVLKAMQSHPLGKESAIIGDVIKDKPGMVTMQTRIGAWRIVDMLVGEQLPRIC
- a CDS encoding GPP34 family phosphoprotein, with protein sequence MNKTISVDNSNKKKLLNIQDNSIMGEPLLEECRQKIANAKRRASITTWVSRFAGVKNLKHRIAGELVKKGILRADEDKVLLVFSRKIYPELNPEPERKIIDRLHKAIFEDNEDFDARTVVLLSLANSADLLRLNFDKKKLKSRKKRIEKIVNGELAGKAAKEAIEAVQVAIMVAAIMPTIITTTVATS
- a CDS encoding HypC/HybG/HupF family hydrogenase formation chaperone, yielding MCLAIPGKVIEIYEEHGLKMGKLDYAGTVNSACLEYVPEIEIGQYAVIHAGFAINIIDEEEAQKTYDAWDEVIEAAEKEGADIFGMPLEEEKLKDRSEKGKESK
- the hypA gene encoding hydrogenase maturation nickel metallochaperone HypA produces the protein MHELSIANSILNIVLDEIKEKKLPEVKAIGLKIGALSGILADSLEFGFDALKLDTPLQKAKLEIEEVPICGKCENCSESFEVKDLIFTCPSCQSPSIKMEKGQELDIAYLEIDEEREHVNG